The segment CGGAATAATCAATTTCTTTCGTATTCTTCTTGAAGTACTTTCTGCTTTGGCCACATATTAATAAATCTAATTTGCAGCACTTATCATCaagtttgaaaaacaaatattgtGGCTACTCAGTGCAGGCTGCTGAGCCAGTACAAACTctgctgactgaaaaaaatcttgaaaaatattgaaGCAGACTGTTGAAGTAGACTATTCTACAGCAGATAGCATCTGTTCTCACACAGCTGGGATCAACATACCAAGCGTATGGCTGGTTTGATACACTCCAAATTATACCAGTGCCTGACTTTGATCAAATTTACATTGCTGGGTGAGCATGCACAGGCCCAGCATTAGCACATCGGGAGCCACAGCTGCCTTCTGTCAATTCAACACCTCGGGCTGCTGGTCAGAGCACAGCTTCCCGTGGGGAATCTGCCTGCACAGGTTTgtgtttcaaaactgaaattgcAAGGTGGAGTTTGAATGTAGTTATTTTAAATCCTCTCCTGTAGATGAGAGACCTGAGGATAGGCAGGGAAAAGACTGTCATGAGTGAAGTTAATCGAGAagttgggggagggggtgtcagCTGCCACTTAGCCCCTTGTGCCCTCCTTTGGGTTTTGGTGCTTTCCTGGCTCTCTGATTcatgcagctgagctgggatccctgctgctgtgggacagcaTGAAGACCTGAAATGACACTGTCGCAAGCAGACACCCAGGAGCCGGCCCTTGCCGAAGAAGTGGTGCATGCCAACAGGGCAGCTCACCAGGCACAAGCCTGCATCGGTTGTTGCAAAAGAGGCAGCAGGCGCTTCAGGCAACCACAACAAACACCCAGTAGGTTTGTGCTGGAGAGACAGGGAAAGGGCGGCaataaacaaaaacacaccCAGGGTAAGAGTTCCTAGTCTCCAGGCTGATGTCAGATTCCTGAATGCCGACAAATACTTTGGATGTATGTGTATAGTAGTCTACTATAGTTTAGTGTAAACATAGTTATGGTGGCCTGTTTATCCACTGAGCTTTTCTTCACAAGTATACGGTGTGTTACGTGCACGTCTCTCCAGCACATATAAtgtgaaatgctgcattttcttttctactttatAGACTgacagttttgaaacaaaattgtCTTCATAAACAGTCTAATAATTGACATAACTAAAATACTATGTTTCCCTCTTCTGTTCCTAAACATCAGTAAATGCAACATACATAATGACCACAAAAGCTGCTACGGGCAAATGTAAGATATTTACTACATAAGCCATTATATTACTTCAATAAAACTTACAATTGGGTTCTAATCTGAAAGtattaaatagatttttttgttgtttttgcaGACTTAGAGATTACTTTGGGTACCATCCAAAGCCTTGTAAATTTAAGTACAGTGGCCTTCATTTTCCCAAATAAACTATTTTCATATCCTATATATTTCCCCCCAGTTATAAACTGGGAAAGTAACTGGATCTCATGTTGACATGACAGATTACGTAATTAGTGTCTTTGTTTTATCACTGTCTATGACAAAATCTCATTTCGTAAGTCGTTTGATTGCCACTTACTAATAACATCCTATTCTCTTAAAGAAGACATTCTAGTAGCATCTCTGTGCTCGAAAGACGTAAGAAAACTCACCTCTGTGTGGGTGGGAGCAAAGCTGCATTTATAGTACCCTGCAAGCCACCTGCTACTACTCTGTTCTTTTGGGATGATACACAACACTGATTCTAGTTCCCGGGTTCATCGTACTGGTTCTTCATCTCTAGCCAGCTCCTGCCAATGGCTGCTGTAGCAAATTGGCAGTGCAGGTATCTCGTGTTTCTAAggctgaagtttaaaaaaacacagactttgaaataaaaccaattaCAGCACATTAATTACAAAGTCTGCAGTCTCAAGAGTTCATGTTTCAGACACTACTCAACAGGTAGAGTATAAAAGGAGGTAAAAGAGGGGAAATGAGAGGtttaggaaaaaaggagagacaTTGTATTTTAGGTAggctttttattgtttttcaactgaaatgGCCCTTCCACAActgaatatgtattttcatgttCTGTATATGATATGCAcgctttttttaataaagtctAAGAATATGagaattttattataaattttcATGGAAGTAAATCcccacatttttaataaatcaacTGCATTGTTTCCATAATGATGATGAACCAGTCAAGTAATTAATTGTATTAAATAACTGaggaaagtaaataaataacaaaatcattctataaatacatacataccaAGCTTAGAGAAGCAGTTTATAGTTGTACAGCATCGTGCAAAACCTTTTTTGTACACATCTCTCCTGTCAGCAAAGGTAAGGCAGACAAGAACAAAGGCATGCCATGTACTTTCTCAAGATGAAAACTCCGTATCAGAGCAGCTCTCCCTGGAATAACAAAATATGCAGCACAGTTGTTTCTGTACCAAATCCAGCCTCCTAACTCCAGCCAGTCTTTAAAATTGAAAGCTCTTTAAGAAGCAGTCAgtcaaacaataaaaacaagGACGGATTTCAATTGTTTtggcaaaataatttgctgTCAGAGAGTCCCAGAATACAGAAGAACATTAAAAGATACTGCAGAATAAAACAGTGTTTGCACACACACTGAACCTGTTTCTCAACAAAAATGGAGTGTTAAGAAAAACACTTTGTTGATCCAAAAGTCAGTGTCAGGTTGACAATGTTACTTCACgacagaaacagtattttcatgtTGGTTTCCAAATAAGTGCAAGAAGAATTGAAAAGCCATGCTAACGTGGACAGGGACAAAGATGTAAGCGGTGTATAATAGCATAACTAACATAGTAATGTTGAAGGTatagaaaagcagtttttcccAGGGCTCCATGAGATAGCTGCAGGTGATCAGTTCAAACTGGCAGTACAGCCAATACAGATAGTTCTTCATGCTCTTAATATCCATCTTCagctttgtgctgcttctgaaagccttccctattaaaataaagtacAGTTAGCAGAAATAGAAAccttacaaaagaaaagcaaaaatatatataaaaacatcaTAAGGGCAGCAACTCCATGCTACTCGGTTTGTTCATACTCACCATTTTTagtaaattatgttttaaaaaaccaaGAGATCTAAAATTCCAAGatcacaaatacattttgaagcCTGAAACGTGATCAGATGGTAACAGACTAGCATGAGTCATTCTTTTACCCTGTCCCATAAAAGGCTTCATTTgtattcctttttcctttcctatacTCAATGCTGAACACGATGGTCCAATTTAGACCACTGTGTAGTGGGCACCATTATTTGCAATGGAGCTTCCacaatatctctttttttccagaaattagTTACCTAATAATTGCTGCAATTCTGTTCTCCAAGCCAAACTCTACTTTCATAACTTTGCCTTGCACTGCATTAAGACACTGTTGAAGCAGCTTGATCCAAAAAAGCAATTCAAGCCCTCTCCCCTTCACCACACGTGAATTTTGACACAGAACTTAGCTAGAATTCTGATTTCTGCTACTACAGACTGACTTTTATGTAatgcctcagctgctcctggaaTACAAACTGGGAATATGGAGAACACCACACATACAGAACTACAATAAAAGGAAACTATATACGGATTatccagctgcttctgcaacaGAGGCTGACTTGATTTGTTGCCAGAATGAAAacataaagaattattttaaagctctgtGTTCAAATTAATGCTAATAATTATTGAGTGTCACATTATATAGTTACCAGAATGCAGAACTGGAGAGGTAAAGGGAAAACAGAACTATTTCAGTTACTAGTGCTTCCTGACACTTGGTAAGTAAGAGGAGACAAAACAAAAACGATGGTTCCTTACTTTTTAGTTGGCAAGTTAAGAACTTCCGGTGGTGCCAagatctgtggaaaaaaacttattccacagaaattaaatacaactTCAAAAACCTATATAGAGTGGGATTTTACCCTAACAAAAGCTACTTCCCaaagtttgcagaaaaaatttgcctcaccttttccattttacttcCATAGCTTCCCCACCTCTTTTCTGCCTGACAGGTAATATAAACCAGATAATGCTTCTGTAGTTAAGAACTATTATTAACTATTTTTAGCAATATTCTTAATATAGCCATCACATTTCTGTACATTACATGGAGTTTTTACTATACTTATGTTATACTTAAGCCTCTTATCATCAAATGTATTGCCAAGCTACTTTGAggaaagacttttaaaagaatCAGTTCTATAAAAAGTAGAACTTACCTTTTCACTTCTCCCTGATGATAAAACATCTAGGTGAGAGATGCTTCCTACCACTTCTGCCTGTAGCAGCTGAACAGCTCATGTACAGATTGAGAAGCAGAAACAACTAGCTTTGAACCTCAATTACAGAGTGTGTCCTCCACACCCCGCCCTTCTTCACTATTGCTAAAAACTCCCCCGGCCAAAGCTATCTGCATTATGCAACAAGGACAGCCATGGTCTGGCTCAGTACCACACTCTCATGACAGCATTAATTTGATAATCTGTACAAAGTTAGAGTTGAAGAACTGCAGGTAGGGACGAGGATATAAGGCTGAAATACATCTAGGGCAACCagcaaaaaatgtttacaattaGTGCCTTCCCTAatttaaaatctcaaaaaatatctgttttcatGGGACTTACAATGCAGGCTGTCAAAGTTCTAACAAGGTGCAATTTAATGTCCATGCAAAAATACAGTGTCAGAGTTAAGTAGCCACAAAAATACAGCGTCAGAGTTAAGTAGCCACAAAAATGTAGCTCAATTAATATGTCACAGGAAAGTCTCTGGTGAAGCCACCACCTCCTGCAACCTTTGATTAATACCACTTTCAAACAGTTCCCAGTCTTCTCTGCATCAGTTTCTCCCAACCCATATACACACCTTATTCATCCTCATCCAGAAACCCCAGAGTGGAGAATAAGCAGACAAgatttctgcaaggaaaagatgctgagtttctcttaaaaatgctacaaaataaaaccaagccaCAAATGCTTGAGGCATTTTAATGATCTAATTGGACAAATAAATTAGGTAGAAATCTGCATAGTATATTATGTTCTAAACCATCTCCCTGCAGTCAAATCATTTCCAAATACGAATCAGCTTTATTTTGGGAGAACATGCCACAAGTAATGTTTAAGACATCTGAGCCTcatcctctttttccctttcttaccAAACGCAGCCTGAGCTGATCCATTAGTAAACACTGACCTACTCCCCCAACCTTTTAATAAAGTTTTCTGTTCTAAAACTGTCcactttccacagaaaattcagaaatggTAAACCACTGCCCCTGGCAGCAGTAGGTGACATGCCCCACCTTTCTCCTGTAGAGCTAAGATCTACCACAGAAGTGTATCTCCCCAGCTGGATGAGATACTACATCATGGAAAATATAACCTAGGTTGGGGTCTACAGAATGAATTCATCAAATGTGAAATATAATTGCCCTGGAGTACTGCTGCAGGATTCTTACCCCAGGAGTTTCTACTTTCAACCAGACTTTCTCAGCTACATATTTCAACTGAGCATGGAGGGCTGTGGTGGGACAAGGagatttttagtttgtttttttcccccatgaaaATCTTGGTGAAAAATAACTTGtacacaggaaaaacaatatTTGACTACCACAGTGCCCACGTTCTTGGCGGCCAGCATCCCTACTACATGTTATTCACCTTCCCTGCTAGGTGGATCAGCCTCTTTTGAATCCTTCAGCAAGATGCAGTGGCAGAGCACCCATTACCAAGGCAGCTAAAGGTAGGGCTGTCACCTCTGTGCTCTCTGAATCCCCtccaaaaaaacatttacataaaGCCAGGAAAACTTGTGTCAGTACTTCTGCCGTTCTCAAGTGCAAAACCGTACAggtgttttcattcttttcaatAATTCTCCACAAACATTGAGTTTGTAATTCAATAACAAACTCCCTAGGTTGAAACAATGCAGAAATTGAGCTTTGTCTCAGTCTGCTTTAGTTCTAACAGCTACAAAAAGTTTTTACCTGACAGCTGAGCACCATTGTGAAAGAGAGAGGTGGTAGTGCAGAACAGGCTGTTTCACAGCAATAAAACGTTGGGATAAGCAGAATCCATTCCCAATGTGATGCTGTAAGCAGATCTTGGACGGTGGTATGTAAAGCCCTCAGGCATTCTCTTCTGAGCAGCcactcctgctgcttttcccagctcctACCTCAAGGGGAAATAAGAACTCATGAATACCTTTCACAATTCGTAATCAGATGTGTACAGCATCAGTCAGAATACAAGATTTGGCTAAAATCCCTACCTCTTAAGGCAGATATAGCTTATGTGCTTTAAGATACTTTTCCCCATGCAGAGAAGAAAGTcttcaagattaaaaaaaaaccaaaacaacaaacaaaacacacatacaaaaaataacaaaaccaggcaaaacCATACTGCTACGTTTGGTGAGACACTGTGACACATGATTACAGATGCATGGAGAAAGCACTCAAAGATCACACTCTGAAGAGTGGGAAAGAGACTCTCCTCCACAGCACCCTGTACCAGAGGGGCTGGACCCTTTTTTACAAGTCTCTTGATCATGCTGCCCACATGATTAAATTTCTAAACCTCTTTTTACTGCTCCTCACTGTGGTTTCCAGCCAAATTCAAACACAACCATACAAGTCACAGAGTGACATAGCAATAATTCCTCCTAGCAAGGGAAATACAAATTAACAAAGCAAATCAGAAACATTCAAATTACCACTGCACCAAAGGAAACCAGCAGCGTCCCTTTTCTAAGTTCAGTGAGGTGCTCCATATGCAAAAGCAGTGACTTCTGGTTTATACAGAATTTAGCCGATTAGCTCCATAAGAAGaggtaatattttttccccctattaTTTCATGCCTTATAATGGGATTCTCTGATGTCTAATAAAGTATAATAGTAGGTCTAATATAAGGGCTAATAATAAACTCCTACTGAGGCATTTGCTCTGCATTTGGCTTCAGAATGGGTGTCTTCTGTGTAGCTTCTCTGCTGCCTAGTAAGGGCTATGTaataatgctgcttttctcttcttcattaTCTCTTCTGACAAAATTTTATCCTTGAGATCACTACTTTTTTCTCAACTTAACTGAAACTGGTCATGGGTTAAAAAGTATGGTATGCATAGAGAGATACaggtaatgaaagaaaataagcctCGTTTCCTTAGAAGACTAAgtaaaaatgactgaaatatCTCTACCTTACACCTATACACTGTGGTAATTATTTATCTGTCTACCTAAAGTTTAGATGCTGGAAAATAATCAAAGCAGAAAGTTAAAGTGATCAGGACAGCTTTCTAATCTACCCCATCAGTCTATCCACACAAAGCAAGGCACAggcaagtttggtttttttgtagtAGTATACACCAATTTTTTTGATCCCTTTTGGCTCCAGCACCACTtggaaagaagcagcatttctgaTGGATTATTAACATACTGGGAGGGCAGCCTTCTGCAGGCCTCTGTGACAGCCAGGATCTGCATGAGCATTTAGTACAAGCTCTTCTGGCTGCAGCTTCAAGTTCCTAACACAGTTCTGCTTGGCCCAGCAACCTCTTCATGCCCTCTCCCACGTGCTGGCAAGGAGGACACACCAGGGAACCAGTCAGGCCTGGCAGGACAAAGATGTGACAGTGTCCTCCATCTGCGCAAAACCTGACCACACAACTGCAGGCACTGGGGGAAGGAACAGGGTGGAAACACATGACAAGGGCAAGGAGACGGTGGAAGGTTGGGCAGGCCATGGTAGCCCAGGCAAAGATGAGCTTGACCTGCTACAGAGCCACACCACAGGGTAAGTAATGTGATCACAGAGGTGtcagcctcctcctgcacccTTGGATAGTCATCCTGTGTCAAGATACCCAAGCACCAGCTTCATGGCATaaggaaagaaatgcagcaatAAGGAATGGCCCCTATAGCAAGTTCTTAGCTTGACTTCCCCAATACAATCAAGCTGCACCAAAGAACCTAGAGAATACATGCTACCGTtcttggaaaggagaaaaaatgccCTATAGTGTAGAACAGGCAAATTCTTAGAAAGGTTCTGTTCTGCATGGTGTAAAATACCTGGCATGCGGGTCCACAAATCCCAGCACCAGACAACAGGTTCATCTGGAGTGGTATCACGCCCAAAATCAGGCTGTATGACACCACATAACAACTAGATGAGGAATGTATCTTGATGAGGAATGTATCTTGGCTACAGCTTATAGGGGCTTGCCATTGTAATGGCTTACTGCCATttgtaatgcaaataaaatattttaattattacattGTTGTCTGCAAGAGTCATACAATTTCCCAGCATGCTTCCCGACACCTAGCTAGACCAGTTCAggaactttttttaattctacatCAAGACAGATAATTAAGTAAGTGAAAACTGTGGAAATTAGTAATCTCCAAAAGCACAAGGAATATGCATAGTTGCCCCAGAAGGATTAGGCAGAGACTATTGCAGCTTGAGGTAATATGACATCATACCATTTAATATGGCATCAACTGTTATGAAACACTCAGTTCGACAGTTAAGCATGGCAGTTGTGAAGAGCAGCAAGCCTAGACCTTCCCAGCTGCAATTGCTTCTTATCTTACTATACAGCTCACtcacataattttttatttagctaCTAGATGCACAGGCAACTCCAGGAAAGCAAGTTTCTTCTGCGCCACCAGTGTCCCAGCAGTATATAAAGCATGCTCTTGGGCAGTCTGCTGTGACAGTCCTTGCATGCCTGGTCTCTCATGGAGGTCAAAGGCCCTTCTCCAAGCATGGTTCAAATTCACCACATTTTCCAGCTCCACACTGTGCTTCGTTCCTTGTTCCTTCACCTGGCAGACTTTCATGTCTCTTTCTGAATTGAGGATGCGTCATTTAGGAATAGAAAAGATAAGGGAAGCTATGTGTTACTGCACCGAGCACCTAAGCTCTGCTTTGTCCCTTGTTTCCCTCAGCAGTTAACAGTGTCTAATAATTCCAGTTCTTTTCCCCAGTGTTGCCCATGCGGTGGTATCAGTCAACATGTAACTGATGTTGTTTCAAGTGCGAAGCAAatataactgaaaaagaaatgctgactACAAGGAGTTTAAAATCTGTAACTGTACAGAGATACAAAGCCACAACTGTGAATTGCAGAGCTGCATGCCCAGCCTGGGACTAGGAGTGGATTAAACTGAGAGTTCTCCTAAGACCAAGATTCTCCCGTTCGTTAATTTTTAGGATCATTCTGTAGTTTTACTTTAGAACTGGGGTGATACAACCCTAGCTATCTTGCAGACCTTCAGCACACATTACACAAAGAACTGGGTAAAGCAGTAGGAAGAAATTTCATTGGGCTTTTAGTAGAGAAATAGCTGTGGTTCTTCcttattttacacatttttaaatgcatacagCAAATCATATGCACAATGACAGTCATAGTTCTGTCAAATACGATGGAAGAATTCATGAACacaggactttaaaaaaaaaaaaaagtgtctaaAATCGTATTTCCAGTCATTAGCCTATTTGTGAGGCACACACAAAATTGCACCAGAATTTCCTCCTAAAGTGACAACAGTAGAGTGGCACAGGATGTGAATCGACAACTTTCCATTAGCACTGGTCACCACATCCTCCTGCACTGCCagtctcctctttttttctctccccctcctcatTCAGATCAGAAATATATGCACCCCTGGCAAACAGTCTGAGTAAACATTTCAACTACATACTTCAATGAAATTCCACCTTTAACTAAGAACTCTGAAGCAGACTCCCAAGTACTCCTGCAGTAACTGAGTCTCAAGAGATGACAAAAAGCTGCTACAAATTTCAGTTGTGCTGCCAGGAAATACAGTTGTCTCCCACATGTGTGTGGAGTAGTGTTTCTATATATAGGCTCAGGATGGCAACAGCTGCAATCCCGATGTGCTCCATTAAAGCTCCAATCCTTTTCCAGGAAGACACTCAGCTGCCTGATTCTGTCACAGGCATTGAGGGATTCCCAATGCCTTCATGACTTAGCCCAGCTGCAAAAAAGGCAGAAGGGGCTTTTTAGCAGTCAACAACAAATTTTAAATCACTGCAGCATGAAACTGTCCCCCAAGTAATGCTGAAACCACAGGAAACAGCACAGAGTTGGGAACATTCCACTTACAGAGCATCAAAAGGATAATAGCTGTGTGCTTGGTTCTCTCTCCCAAGAAAGTCAACATATATTTAGCAAGCACTAAGAATCCACCAGAACTAGTGCACTGTACAGAAGACTTCTCTGTAAGATAAATTAGCAAAGGGTGACATCCAAGAAGCTGGTTTTCAGGAGGAAAGATAAGGAATTAAATTTTGaggttttaagaaaatatgcAAGACGAAAGCATGAGCTCAGTGACTTTCTCTTGTTATAACTAAGACAGGTAGTTACAAAAATGGGTGTCCCTTCCTGGAGACATCCTTGTTAATTTCAGTTGTGGCATCTAAAGCCTACCTGAAGCTTTTACCACCCCAAAAAACATTCtcaaattcagtatttcagcagaGTGTAGCTCCTCATCCAGCCATCATCCAAAGACCTGGCCTTGCTCTGAGAAAAAAGCCCTTGCCAGATGGCTGGTGAAGGGCAAGCAGGAGTCACTAAGTGCTCACTACCATTAAACAAACCCAAagtaaaaacccaaacccaacccacccAGATCTCATATTTTCATCACAAGCGAGGGGAGATGGGCAGCCGTGCAAAATCTCCTCAGCACCCGTTCCACTGCTCACCACAGCCGAGCCCCCAGAGACCCcaccccctcagcctcctgctggccccccacagccccctcagcctcctcGCTAGCCCCTCGcaccccctcagcctcctgctggCCTCTCACAggcccctcagcctccctgccaggctgctcgCAGCTACCGGCCCGTCCCtcaccctgtgctgctgcttcgCGTCGCTCCCTCCGCCCCGGGCAGCCGGCAGTACCTGCCCTACCGGGTAACCCAGCCGGTGTtccccggcccccccgggcccccaTCAGCGGGGCGGCAGCTGCCTACAAGCCCCAGCGGCCCGCGCCTCGGGGCCGCCAGGTGCGGCGGGAGGGCGCCGCAAGGGATGCTGGGGCCGGTAGTCCTGGGAAACGTCGGGCGGGAAAGCGTGAGGCGCAAGGGGCGGGAACAGGTTGTGGGCATATCGTGAGGGGATAACTCGTGTCTGTGATAGTGACAGATAGGAACAATCACACAGACCTCAGAATTCATCTTCCATAGCGCTGATGGTTGTTGCCACATCCACCCTCCTTACAGCTTCTCCAGCCCAgactctccccttccccagcagcaatGACACCATGTAAacagcttggggggggggggggggggggggggggttatgccgctatttttcttcagagtttcCAAATTAGAAGTCGTTTCGCTTATATGAGCCTCTTTACTGACTGTCTGTCTCTCACCTCAGGTGGACCAGGCAGCCATGTGTCCCAGCCAGTGCAGAGCTAGTGGCCACCCTCAACAGAGTGCTTTAGGTAACCCACACCCGCCATTTTGCTGCACATCTTTTCAGCATAGCCTTATGCTTGGTGAGTAAAACCCAAAGCAGGTATAAAAGAAAACTCCCAGTAAAATCTAATCACATATTTTCTACAGCATCAGGTAATTCATTAAGAAAGTTATGAGGAAAAGATAGTTCCTGCCTTGAGTAAGTGATCctttgaaaaggcaaatttgAGAACATTCAATCTATTACCTTTGACTGTAACAGAAGGCTCTCCAGAGGAATTACAGTACTTGGAGTCTTTTCTGTAATTGCTTGTAAGTACATGGCATTCAAATGTGTCTGTTAAGAAatgttcccttttctttctgtatagGCACAGGT is part of the Falco naumanni isolate bFalNau1 chromosome 13, bFalNau1.pat, whole genome shotgun sequence genome and harbors:
- the LOC121097063 gene encoding serine palmitoyltransferase small subunit B-like, translated to MDIKSMKNYLYWLYCQFELITCSYLMEPWEKLLFYTFNITMLVMLLYTAYIFVPVHVSMAFQFFLHLFGNQHENTVSVVK